TATATGAAAACGCCAACGGCTCCCAGCACGTCTTCCATACCTCCCTTCATTCAGATGGGCACGCATGCTGCTTCCATATTCAACACAGCAGAAATCAGTTCTATCGCACGCTATACCATCGATATCACGGAAGACAATCGGGACCAGTATAAGGGATATATCACTCCTGACGGGCAAGTATATGTGATTCGTGCATACTTAAAAGGGGGACGCTATGTCGAGGTTAAATGCGTTTCGAGTGAAACGTGGGATAAAGCTTTTGCCGAACTGAGTACAGTACTAAATAGCCATGTGATCCTGCCCAGTTGACTGCTGGATGGATATGTTCCTTCAAAACCCAATGCCCCGACCATCCGGCCGGGGCTTCTTCTATCTTAGGGCTCAGACAACCCTATCCTTCCGTGAAGAAACACCTACTCCTCTGGCTCCTGTGCCTGCTCCCCTTTGCTCTCTCCGCCCAAGAAGCCGACACCACGGCTCAGGTGGAACTCCAGGAGCAAGCCCAGCCCTACCGTTACGTCAACGCCTCCTCTCTTACCCTACGCGCACTCCCGTCTGCCTATGCACTAGCCTTGGCCAAGATCGACGGTGCCAGTCGGGTAACGGTCCTCACCGAGCGCCCCGACGGCTGGAGCAAAGTACAGATCGAGGAGCACTTGGGCTACGTCAAGTCCGAGTATCTGGTCGAGCAGCAGCAGGACGTCACGGCCGAGTCGGTGGACTGGTCGCTGGTGGAGGCCGCCGGCGGAGCGGACTACACGAACGTGAGCGCCGTGGAGGTCCGGGCTGCACTACCGCAAGCAGCTGCAGCCCGGCCGGCCGCACGTCGGACAACTCCGAGAGCTTCTGCAGGGCCGAAGGTGTACATCTGCAACAACGGCCGCACGGAGGTCTACCACAGTAGTGAGAGCTGCTCGGCGACGAACCGGTGCACCTACGCGACGAAGGTGAACGGTACGGGTGAGGCGCGTGGCCTGGGATTGCAGTGACTTATGAAGTGCTACTGACTTCTCAGTAGCACTTTGGTCAGAAGAACAACCCCGCGTGAAAGCCATGATTTATACCATATTATCTGAATGTCACAATGTAGCGCAATAAGTCCTTGAGTTGGCTATAAAGGAAGGGTAGGTTTACGCATCCTCCACTCCTTTCCATTCTATAATCATGAAACACTCTCTATTCTTCAAAGCTATTTCTGCTTTGGCATTGACCAGTAGCTTAGTGCTGGGGCAGCATACTGCCTATGCACAGGAGGATGAACCTTGGGCTAAAAAGCTTCTCCAGCAACGTCGAAGCGCTAGTAAACCAAGCGTACCTCCATTAGTTGTAACTCGTCCTACAACTATAATGAAAGGGCCATGCGAACTCATCCCAAACGGCGATTTTGAATCACAGACAACTGGCAGCACGGGTCCAACCCAGTTGAACAACCTAGGTGGAGGCGTACCAGGATGGCCTGGAGACCAAGCTCCTATTGCCGCTTCAGAATTGCAATCTTGGTCTTCTAATTCTCAAGCTACCCCTGAATATTACGCGAACAATGGCACCATAGCAAACATACGCCCAGCTACAGGTGCTTACGCAAGTTTTAGCCCCTTCTCAGGGGTAGGCGCGGTAGGTCTGTTCTCACGTAGGGGGGGCAATACCGGTTTTGATGACGTATCTGAATACATAAACGCCGCAATTCCGACACTTACTGCAGGAAGCCGGTATTATGCTCAGTTTCAGGCGCAGCTATCCAGCAACACACTTGCCGCTAACAGTGCCGTGAGCAATGGATTTGGTTTATTGTTCTCCAATGGTCAACCGACCGCAAATAATGGGTTCAGAGACTTTATCACAATCAATGGTCCAACTGTTCTAAGTGGACCTATTGCGAGAACGAATACAAGCCTCAACGATTGGCGCTTAGTTAGCGGACAGTTCACGGCATCAGGCACGGAAAACAGGGTTACAATAGGCATGTTCAACCCAACTGGTTATGCTCAGCCAGTAGGTACTAATCTTGTCAATACCTATATATTGGTAGACGACGTTGAACTATACAAGATACCTACCGCTGGTCCCGACCGGGCCTGCTCAAGTACGGGGGTTCAACTTGGCGAAGGCTGCGCGATTCCAGGAGCAACCTATGCGTGGCGCCAAAGTGGAAACGCTACAGTACAAGCAACTACTCTGCAGTGGAACGTCCAACCTGCTACCACAACTACTTATACATTAACGGTCCGGCTACCAGATGGCAGTACCCACACCACATCGGTTAAGGTCAACGTGTGCCCGCCTTGTCCGGCCTTGACGGATGCACCTACTTTTTACTTAGTGCAACAAACGCCTAACACGTCTAACAGCAATGCCACTTTCAACATCAAGGTTCTTAACACACCCGGTGTCGAATTCTTCACGCTGAATCTGCAAAATGGCAATCCTGCAGACAATAGAATCATGTCGGTGAACGACGATGGTTTTGGCTTCTCCACTTTCGTATTGGGTTTGATCGGCGAAACCTGGTATCACACGACCGTGGTAGCCAGTAACTCCTGTGGCAACGTTTCCCCTACAGCATATAAATACCTGCATGTACCAGGTTGCCCGCCCGGCGGCTGTAGTGGTGGAGAAGACCCATATTTTACGTCCACTACACCTGCTTACCCCAACCCGGCGGCAGCAACGCTCAACGTGGAGGTTACAACCCCTTCCACTACCGGGTTCATCTATCTGCTCGATGGCCGGGGAAATGTAGCGCGGAAAGTACGCGCGAACCAGAAGACGACGACCTTGGATGTACAGGACTTACCGGCTGGTCTGTACCAACTTGTGACGCCTGCTGAAGCAGGGAAAAAACCAGTGCGCACGACTATACAGGTTGTGCACTAAATCCCCTGCTCATAATCATAAAAGTAAGCGTCCCGGCCATCTGGTCGGGACGCTTACTTTTCCAGCCTCTACAACTGCTGGTCTGAAGAATCCTTGACTCTTCGACTAGGAGTCATCCGTACCAGCCCGCAGAAAATGGCCATAAAAATACGGGCTAGCACGGATATAATATTGTATATAATTTATTCTATTTAGTTAAATCAATCCACCCTCTTGTTGCTATGAAAACAACTCTACTTTCGATTCTCTTGATAAGTGCCTGCCTGAACACTTACCAAGCCAAGGCTCAGCTTAAAAGCGGCTTTCATTATAAAATTCTGAAACAGCCCAAGCACGGCTCTAGTCTTGCTTTAAAGTACGCCACAGTCACAAAGCCTAAAACAGGGGCTACCACGCGAACTGACGAAGATCGAGTACTCCACAGTAAAAAGCTCAGAGCTGACGTTAAGCCACAAGGCGATACCCTGATGATTGATTTTTGGGGTATCACTAGTAACCCTGATCCAGCACAGAATTGTGCTACCTGCGTGAAAGCAGCTGATTTGTTGGGTGACCACCCAGACGCAACTGGCACGAAGACGTATTACTACTATACGACGGTTGGCAAGCGCAAGCAGTTAAACACAGCCGTTAGCTACGTTTCCATTCCCTATGCTGCCACGGAAATCGGGGCTGCCACCGTTCCGTTCAAATACCGTTTCGGCAACACCAGCAAGATTGTCTCCAACCAACTGCTATCCGACATCAGTGCCGGCCTGTATATCGGGCGCAAGTGGGGCCGTACCCGCTTCTACGCCGATAAAGAGCGCAACCACAATAGCGCGGCCTTTACGATTGGGTTTATGCTCTCGCCTACGATTATTTCCATCGACTCTACCAACACGCGGAACGAAGTCAAAACTAAATCAGACGAGATGGGCATTACCACGGCGCTGGCCACGATGTATTCCTATCGCGACATAAGCTTCGGTTTATTCTTCGGGGCAGACCACCCTGTAACTGGTCGGTCTGGACGCTGGGTATATGCGAACAAGCCATGGATTGGTTTTGGCCTGGGCTACAAGCTCAGTATGCTGGGTGGTGGAAAAGACTAATGCATTGTACTGTGACTTGCCTCGGTGATATCCCTACAGATACCACCGAGGCAGCCCGTAGCAGCTGCCGGCAGATGACAGTGCAAGGCGGGGCAACCAGCTATACCAGTGAGACTGTGAGCCCTCGATACAGCTTGAAAACTGCGTGTATGAGGTAGGAACGAACAAGCCGTTGAGATTGGCTTTTTGCCTGGGTGCAACCTGTTTTGAATTTGCCAGTAGGTAGGCAGGTGAAACCACTCAAGCAAGCCCTCGTCACCGAACTCGCCGCGGCACTGTCCACCGTATTGCCAGTTACCTCCACCGGTACGCTCCCCAAAGGCGTTGCCCAGGCCGTGGAGGAATTGGCCGACAGCATCCTGCGCTGGCGGGCCAGTCAGCAGCGCACCCTGCGTGGCAGCAGCAAGGCCCCTTCTTCTGAGTCGGATGAGCTGTCCCGCCTGATGCAGGGGCGGCTATATGAAGAAGAAAGCGTATCCATTCCGGATGCACCACCCGTACCGCCTGCTCTGGCACCGGCCAGCCCAACGGCACAACTGCCCGCCGAACGGAAGCGCCGGCCCCGTATCCCCCGCTAACCCGTTTACATCGAGATACCTTGTTCCCGGCTCGGGGGCTGCCGGTCTCGCTCCAGCGTACGCACCGCCCCCGTACGTGTGGCCTGGTTCCCGTAGGTTTCCTCCACGACAACTCCCTCGGAGCGTTGTGCCTTGTTCAGCGCCGCGCTGATCTGCTCAATCGTTTTCCAGTCGAAGCTGTAGGCCACGCCGAGTGACGTGCGTTTGTCTTCCAGTACGCGCACCTGCCACACGCTGGCTCCGGCCTCCTCGAACGCGGCCCGGATGCGCTCTGCCTTCTCAGGATCCACCACCGTAATCGTTGCCTTGAGCGAGCGTGGATCATTCGCAATCTGCATCCTCTTCTCCTGCTGTTGCTCGGCCCGGGTACGCTCGATAGCCTGCTCTACTTGCTCATGTATGGGCTGGCCGTTGGGATGCAGGTCAGTGAGCGGAAACCGCACCGCAGTTAGCATTTCCCGTACGAGCAGCTGCCCATCTGGGTCTCTATTGATCGTGAAGCCATTCTGCTGGAGCGCCTGCTTTACATCCTTGACCGCCGTGATGGGGCCCTGCAGTGTTGTGACCACCACGTCTTCCGCGCGCTGCCGGCTTTGCTCCTTCTGTTTGCCAGCCCACTCCGCTAGATTGGCGGCCAACGGGTCTGCCTGCGCCGTCTGCACGATTAATCGGTGGAACCGTCCCCGCAGGGCAGTCAATTCTTCCGTCTTGGTCTCAAGTGCTTGGTTTTGCTGGCGCAGTGCCGTCGCCAGCCGCTGCTCGTGCTCCTTGCTGGTGGCCAGCTGCTTTTCCAGAATGCGCACCCGTTCCTGCGCCAGTATGTTGGCCGTAGCGATGGTCGAGACCTGCGCCAGCTTCGCGTTGACAGCGGCCACCTGTTGGGCGGCATGTTCGTTCAACCGGGCCTGCTCCCGCTCCAGATATGCCTGCGGGCTGACTCGCTCCAGTGCCTTCATGGCCGGCAGCTGGAAGGGGACGTGGGTCAAAGGCTTAGTCAATTCCGCCAGTTCCTGCTGGCTGGTTTTCTGGGCCCCGTAGTAGCGGCGCACATCCTCATGAATGGCGGTGCTATACATCACACCACGCTTCAGGCCATAGGGCGCCATAGCTTGGGCGTAGTCGGTTTGCAGTTGACGCAGGGCGACGGGGCTGAACAAATCCCGGGCCGATAGCCGCTCGGTAGCCCCTACCTTTTCACCCTTATGTAGGCGTTGCTCCTGAGTAATCGGAACGACCATAGCATGCAGGTGGGGAGTGCTCTCGTCCTGGTGCAGCATGCAGCCGATGACGTTCTGAGCGCCGTAGCGCTTCTGTAAAAAGTCCAGATTGTCCTGTACCCATTTTGAGTTCCAGATGTCGGCTCGCTGGCCGGTTACCGCATCCTTGGGAAACTTCTCCTCGCTGGCGGTGAGTAAGACTTCCACTATCCGGACCGCATCCTTGCGCAGGCGTGGCAGCTGTAGCTCAGCGATACGCTCCGTGGCTAAGTCCCAGTAACTGCGCTGCTCGTGATTGATCAGCTCGTGGTTGAGGTGTCGCAAAGCAGGGTCGGCGTTAGGCGTATCCTGCGTCCGGTAGTTGTGGTGGGCGGCACTCTGCGCCTGTTCACGGCTGGCGATTTTCGTGACACGAATGATAGCAAATGCCATTGCGTAATGCGTTAGCGTAAGAATAAATAGTGGGGGCTGCTATTCTTCCAATGTGTAGTGGGTTATACATTAGGGTGATCTGGCCGCTTCATTATA
This region of Hymenobacter swuensis DY53 genomic DNA includes:
- a CDS encoding T9SS type A sorting domain-containing protein gives rise to the protein MKHSLFFKAISALALTSSLVLGQHTAYAQEDEPWAKKLLQQRRSASKPSVPPLVVTRPTTIMKGPCELIPNGDFESQTTGSTGPTQLNNLGGGVPGWPGDQAPIAASELQSWSSNSQATPEYYANNGTIANIRPATGAYASFSPFSGVGAVGLFSRRGGNTGFDDVSEYINAAIPTLTAGSRYYAQFQAQLSSNTLAANSAVSNGFGLLFSNGQPTANNGFRDFITINGPTVLSGPIARTNTSLNDWRLVSGQFTASGTENRVTIGMFNPTGYAQPVGTNLVNTYILVDDVELYKIPTAGPDRACSSTGVQLGEGCAIPGATYAWRQSGNATVQATTLQWNVQPATTTTYTLTVRLPDGSTHTTSVKVNVCPPCPALTDAPTFYLVQQTPNTSNSNATFNIKVLNTPGVEFFTLNLQNGNPADNRIMSVNDDGFGFSTFVLGLIGETWYHTTVVASNSCGNVSPTAYKYLHVPGCPPGGCSGGEDPYFTSTTPAYPNPAAATLNVEVTTPSTTGFIYLLDGRGNVARKVRANQKTTTLDVQDLPAGLYQLVTPAEAGKKPVRTTIQVVH
- a CDS encoding SH3 domain-containing protein, yielding MKKHLLLWLLCLLPFALSAQEADTTAQVELQEQAQPYRYVNASSLTLRALPSAYALALAKIDGASRVTVLTERPDGWSKVQIEEHLGYVKSEYLVEQQQDVTAESVDWSLVEAAGGADYTNVSAVEVRAALPQAAAARPAARRTTPRASAGPKVYICNNGRTEVYHSSESCSATNRCTYATKVNGTGEARGLGLQ